In one Natronosalvus amylolyticus genomic region, the following are encoded:
- a CDS encoding CobW family GTP-binding protein: MDDHIPVTILSGSLGAGKTTLLNHLLSNAEDRTLAVLVNDMGAVNVDAELVAEGSELELDDGVAELSNGCICCELQDDLETAVVRLAQDRSFDHLVVESSGISEPAPVARLFTTESRVAARYTVDTLVTVVDTPAFLDSFAGEAVPERRGQEDDRPLSDLLVEQIEVSNVVLLNKVDLCSESELTEATELVRALQPDAETIPTEFAAVDPDRLLERGLFEADRVADLPGWKRALDVAEDGHSHEDHHHEHFHPDEVYNVSSFVYRRRRPFHPQRIAAFLRSLPAEVVRSKGTAWLADNEMRVAIAQAGPSIRATAQGPWIASLPEIERDMYRSNRPDLEWHDDHGDRRTELVFIGTDYDEAAIRDALEEALVTDDEWNTDGTTRSTDGPFPSEQGEETVIRSP, from the coding sequence ATGGACGATCACATTCCGGTCACGATTCTTTCTGGGAGTCTGGGGGCCGGCAAGACGACGCTACTCAATCATCTGCTGTCGAACGCCGAGGACCGAACGCTAGCGGTTCTGGTCAACGATATGGGTGCGGTAAACGTCGACGCCGAACTGGTCGCCGAGGGCTCCGAACTGGAACTTGACGACGGTGTTGCGGAGCTCTCGAACGGCTGTATCTGCTGTGAGTTACAGGATGACCTCGAGACGGCGGTGGTACGTCTGGCGCAGGATCGATCCTTCGATCACCTGGTCGTGGAATCGTCAGGCATCTCCGAACCCGCGCCCGTCGCGCGACTGTTCACGACCGAGTCTCGCGTCGCCGCCCGCTATACGGTCGACACGCTGGTTACGGTCGTCGATACGCCCGCCTTTCTCGATTCGTTTGCCGGTGAGGCGGTCCCAGAGCGCCGTGGGCAAGAAGATGACCGGCCGTTGTCTGACCTGCTGGTCGAGCAGATCGAGGTTTCGAACGTCGTGCTCCTGAACAAAGTCGATCTGTGTAGCGAAAGCGAGCTAACGGAAGCCACCGAACTCGTCCGCGCCCTCCAACCGGACGCCGAGACGATTCCCACGGAGTTCGCCGCAGTCGATCCCGACCGTCTTCTCGAAAGGGGGCTGTTCGAAGCTGATCGGGTGGCCGATCTTCCGGGGTGGAAACGGGCGCTAGATGTCGCCGAAGATGGACACAGTCACGAGGATCACCACCACGAACACTTCCATCCCGACGAGGTCTACAACGTCTCCTCGTTCGTCTATCGCCGTCGGCGGCCGTTCCACCCCCAGCGCATCGCCGCATTCCTCCGCTCTCTCCCGGCGGAGGTCGTTCGCTCGAAAGGAACCGCGTGGCTCGCCGACAACGAGATGCGGGTCGCGATCGCGCAGGCCGGTCCATCGATCAGAGCCACCGCACAGGGACCGTGGATCGCGAGCCTTCCCGAGATCGAGCGCGACATGTATCGATCGAATCGCCCCGACCTCGAGTGGCACGACGACCACGGTGATCGACGAACCGAACTCGTGTTCATCGGGACCGACTACGACGAGGCGGCGATACGAGACGCGCTCGAGGAGGCGCTCGTCACCGACGACGAGTGGAACACAGATGGGACAACCCGTTCAACAGACGGTCCGTTCCCGTCCGAACAGGGTGAGGAGACCGTTATTCGATCACCGTGA
- a CDS encoding carbon starvation CstA family protein: MTQVIWIIVAVLVTFTVGYVGYSRYLTQFVELDDDRETPAHKYEDGQEYVPSKKPVLLGHHYSSIAGGAPIVGPITAGAIWGWVPALLWIAIGNPLMGAVHDFVSLSGSLRHEGKSIGYIIGEYVGESGKNMLLWFAFLTIILVVAVFALVVAIVFHAFPQVVTASFIYIMLALVFGVYLYQLNGPFILGTILFVAGVFGAVWVGIQYPVALFAGDYPAGTIVLIGGEGAWVPGAAELEGIGGGNTAAWIPIIMIYGAVASALPVWVLLQPRDYLSSFLLYTGVGGAIIAIIVGTIFATSSEPLVVDESIGAFEGFWGVEAAGLAPLFPLLFITIACGTISGFHSLVSSGTTAKQLDKESDARLIGYGGMLGEGLLAAVALSTFVVWGFADPAGGIGAALPNFASGGGVIFTSLGIPESVGAVFMALVLVSFLLTSTDTAVRLGRYMMEEIVGTPAGMTTKGLSVDPASFVRGRYTNPLIQVVPAYLLVISGQWVVLWQLFGGANQLLAALALLTATVWLANWDDSKQLVSTGVPMAIMVVITIMGLSVLVFYENLYLNLIQGGAETTEATVSSIVQMVLGLVLMILALALVRLGYKNISDVRGEPETPTAPGDD; this comes from the coding sequence ATGACACAGGTAATATGGATCATCGTCGCCGTCCTGGTGACGTTCACTGTCGGATATGTTGGCTATTCGAGATACCTCACACAGTTCGTCGAACTAGACGACGACCGAGAGACACCGGCACATAAATACGAGGACGGTCAGGAGTACGTCCCCTCAAAAAAACCCGTGTTACTGGGCCATCACTACTCCAGCATTGCGGGCGGTGCACCGATCGTCGGTCCGATCACGGCGGGGGCCATCTGGGGATGGGTCCCGGCGTTGCTCTGGATCGCCATCGGGAATCCGTTGATGGGGGCCGTCCACGACTTCGTCTCGTTGTCGGGGAGTCTTCGACACGAGGGGAAGTCGATCGGGTACATCATCGGTGAGTACGTCGGCGAAAGCGGCAAAAATATGCTCCTGTGGTTCGCGTTCCTGACGATCATACTGGTCGTGGCCGTTTTCGCACTCGTCGTTGCAATCGTGTTCCACGCGTTCCCACAGGTGGTGACCGCTTCGTTCATCTACATCATGTTGGCGCTGGTTTTCGGAGTCTACCTGTACCAGCTCAACGGCCCGTTCATTCTCGGGACCATCCTGTTCGTCGCAGGCGTCTTCGGGGCCGTATGGGTCGGCATTCAGTACCCCGTCGCGCTGTTCGCCGGCGATTATCCGGCCGGAACGATAGTGCTGATCGGCGGCGAAGGAGCGTGGGTCCCCGGTGCGGCCGAATTGGAAGGTATCGGTGGCGGTAACACCGCAGCCTGGATTCCGATCATCATGATCTACGGTGCCGTTGCGAGCGCGCTTCCGGTGTGGGTCTTGCTCCAGCCCCGCGACTACCTCTCGTCATTCTTGCTGTATACGGGGGTCGGCGGTGCGATCATCGCGATCATCGTCGGTACCATCTTCGCGACGTCGTCCGAACCGCTCGTCGTCGACGAAAGTATTGGAGCGTTCGAAGGATTCTGGGGAGTCGAAGCAGCCGGACTGGCCCCGTTGTTCCCGCTCCTTTTCATTACCATTGCCTGCGGGACGATCAGCGGGTTCCACTCCCTGGTATCTTCTGGAACGACCGCCAAACAGCTGGATAAAGAGAGTGACGCGCGGCTGATTGGCTACGGGGGTATGCTTGGTGAGGGGCTGCTCGCGGCCGTTGCACTTTCGACGTTCGTAGTGTGGGGCTTCGCCGACCCGGCTGGCGGTATCGGTGCAGCACTCCCGAACTTCGCCTCGGGTGGAGGCGTCATTTTCACGAGTCTCGGCATTCCCGAGTCGGTCGGTGCCGTGTTCATGGCACTCGTACTGGTGAGTTTCCTGCTGACATCGACAGACACGGCGGTCCGTCTGGGCCGATACATGATGGAAGAAATCGTCGGAACGCCCGCTGGAATGACCACCAAAGGACTCTCGGTTGACCCCGCCTCGTTCGTACGCGGCCGGTATACGAACCCGCTCATTCAGGTTGTTCCCGCTTATTTGCTCGTCATCTCCGGTCAGTGGGTCGTCCTCTGGCAACTGTTTGGCGGTGCAAACCAACTGCTCGCAGCGCTTGCGTTGTTGACGGCGACCGTCTGGCTCGCCAACTGGGACGATAGCAAACAGCTCGTCTCGACTGGCGTCCCGATGGCAATCATGGTCGTGATCACCATCATGGGCCTCTCGGTCCTGGTGTTCTACGAGAACCTCTACCTGAATCTGATTCAGGGCGGCGCTGAGACGACCGAAGCGACGGTGTCGTCGATCGTCCAGATGGTTCTTGGCCTCGTACTCATGATACTGGCACTCGCCCTCGTCAGACTTGGCTACAAGAACATCAGTGACGTACGCGGGGAGCCGGAGACGCCCACCGCGCCAGGCGACGACTAA
- a CDS encoding ASCH domain-containing protein, with product MAEIEPDTLLPTPRMRQQALEGTVTQIHRGHAYAEEGDTFRVEDTTFEIVEITERTLGDLTDEDAKKEGVDDLEAYRQLLERAHDHFEWDDDSEVVLHRFERQS from the coding sequence ATGGCTGAAATCGAACCAGACACACTACTTCCCACACCACGAATGCGCCAGCAGGCACTCGAGGGAACCGTCACACAGATCCACCGCGGGCACGCCTACGCTGAGGAGGGTGATACGTTTCGTGTCGAGGATACCACGTTCGAGATTGTCGAGATAACCGAGCGGACGCTGGGCGACCTCACCGACGAGGACGCAAAGAAAGAGGGCGTCGACGACCTCGAGGCGTACAGACAGTTGCTCGAGCGTGCACACGATCACTTCGAGTGGGACGACGACAGCGAGGTCGTGTTACACCGGTTCGAGCGGCAGTCGTAG
- a CDS encoding DUF4870 domain-containing protein, translating into MSEQYCPDCGASVDTGNRYCSSCGERITEVTQTPTGKPSNAGGGTKTDGDTTFAAITHILALLTWVIGPLIVYLVTEDQFVKENARNALNWQIMFTIYMTVSAVLLLVLIGFVLILILPLLDLVFCIIAAIKASEGEAWTYPATPDIL; encoded by the coding sequence ATGAGCGAACAATACTGCCCGGACTGTGGTGCGTCGGTTGACACCGGCAACCGATACTGTTCGTCATGCGGCGAACGGATCACGGAAGTGACCCAGACGCCCACGGGGAAACCCTCGAACGCCGGGGGTGGAACGAAAACCGATGGCGATACGACGTTCGCCGCGATTACGCACATCCTCGCGTTGCTCACGTGGGTGATCGGGCCGCTAATCGTGTATCTGGTGACCGAAGACCAGTTCGTCAAAGAGAACGCGCGCAACGCCCTGAACTGGCAGATCATGTTTACTATTTATATGACTGTCTCGGCGGTATTGCTCCTGGTCCTGATCGGTTTCGTCCTCATCCTGATCCTCCCGCTGCTCGACCTGGTGTTTTGTATCATCGCCGCGATCAAGGCGAGCGAGGGAGAGGCGTGGACGTATCCCGCGACACCCGATATCCTCTGA
- a CDS encoding translation initiation factor IF-6 yields the protein MLRAAFGGSSYIGVFARTTDTHLFVRPDADDDLVADLADELAVEPVQTTIAGSSTVGALATGNENGLLVSARVLEYERDRLEETLDVPVTELPGSINAAGNVVLANDYGAFVHADLSREAVQVVKDTLGVPVERGDLAGVRTVGTAAVANNEGVLCHPKATDAELDHLEDVLDVRADVGTINYGAPLVGSGLLANEHGYVVGRDTTGPELGRIEDALGYID from the coding sequence TTGCTCCGCGCCGCGTTTGGCGGGTCGTCGTACATCGGCGTCTTCGCCCGAACGACAGATACCCATCTGTTCGTCCGCCCCGACGCCGACGACGACCTCGTCGCTGATCTTGCCGACGAACTCGCCGTCGAACCCGTCCAGACGACCATCGCCGGCTCCTCGACGGTCGGTGCGTTAGCCACGGGTAACGAAAACGGCCTCCTCGTCAGCGCCCGCGTGCTCGAGTACGAACGCGACCGCCTCGAGGAAACCCTCGATGTGCCCGTCACCGAGTTGCCGGGCAGTATCAACGCCGCCGGCAACGTCGTCCTCGCGAACGACTACGGCGCGTTCGTCCACGCCGACCTCTCTCGAGAGGCCGTCCAGGTCGTCAAAGACACCCTCGGTGTCCCCGTCGAACGGGGTGACCTCGCGGGCGTCCGCACAGTCGGGACCGCCGCCGTCGCAAATAACGAGGGCGTGCTCTGTCACCCCAAAGCGACTGACGCCGAACTCGACCACCTCGAGGACGTCCTCGACGTTCGAGCCGACGTCGGAACCATCAATTACGGCGCCCCGCTCGTGGGCTCGGGCCTACTCGCAAACGAACACGGCTACGTCGTCGGTCGCGACACGACGGGGCCGGAGCTGGGCCGCATCGAGGACGCGCTGGGCTACATCGACTAG
- a CDS encoding 50S ribosomal protein L31e: MSASDFEERVVTIPLRDVKKGPNHEAANYAMKIVREHLAKHFAVDEDAIRLDPSINETIWADGRSNPPRKLRVRAARFDDAGEAIVEAEVAE, translated from the coding sequence ATGAGTGCCAGTGATTTCGAGGAACGGGTCGTCACCATCCCGCTCCGTGACGTCAAGAAAGGACCGAACCACGAGGCCGCGAACTACGCGATGAAAATCGTCCGCGAACACCTCGCCAAACACTTCGCCGTCGACGAAGATGCCATCCGACTCGATCCCTCGATCAACGAGACGATCTGGGCGGACGGCCGCTCGAACCCGCCGCGAAAACTCCGCGTTCGCGCCGCTCGATTCGACGACGCCGGCGAGGCAATCGTCGAAGCCGAGGTCGCCGAGTAA
- a CDS encoding 50S ribosomal protein L39e, with amino-acid sequence MGKKSKGKKKRLAKLENQNSRVPAWVMLKTDMNVQRNPKRRNWRRNDTDE; translated from the coding sequence ATGGGCAAAAAATCGAAGGGCAAGAAAAAGCGGCTTGCCAAACTCGAGAACCAGAACAGTCGCGTTCCAGCGTGGGTCATGCTCAAGACCGACATGAACGTCCAGCGAAACCCCAAACGGCGCAACTGGCGTCGAAACGACACTGACGAATAA
- a CDS encoding MBL fold metallo-hydrolase — translation MDLEFLGGAGEIGRSALLIDDSLLVDFGMDSGNPPAFPIRDPDPEAVVVSHGHLDHVGSLPSLLSGDARPPIHWTPPTADLATLLARDTLKLHGGTYDCPFTEAELARMTQVSHTHGYEEPFEAAGYEITFFHAGHIPGSAHVLIDDGDTRLYYTGDFHTETQRLVAGTTARPDADIVVCESTYADTTRPPRGDIEASFADLLESTLWEGGTVVVPAFAIGRTQEVMSICAEHDLECYVDGMGTRVAELFTQPRNIEYLRDPEAFRRAKGHARFVDGRDGQRKRIAEGNTVIITTSGMLHGGPAMTYVPAIRRHPTNTIALTGYQVDGTPGRDLLETGSAEIDGRVMPVSARVEQFDFSAHADRRGLESFLEPYRGTDTRVLVNHGDRCHAFADELREDGFDASAPELGEPVTIE, via the coding sequence ATGGATCTCGAGTTTCTCGGCGGGGCCGGCGAAATCGGCCGGAGCGCGCTGTTGATCGACGACAGCCTGCTGGTCGATTTCGGCATGGATTCGGGCAACCCGCCTGCGTTCCCGATTCGCGACCCTGACCCCGAGGCCGTCGTCGTCTCCCACGGTCATCTCGACCACGTCGGCTCGCTCCCGTCGCTGTTGTCCGGCGACGCTCGACCGCCGATTCACTGGACGCCACCCACCGCGGACCTGGCAACGTTGCTCGCTCGAGACACGCTCAAACTCCACGGCGGAACCTACGACTGCCCGTTTACCGAGGCCGAACTGGCCCGGATGACCCAGGTGTCACACACTCACGGCTACGAGGAACCGTTCGAGGCCGCCGGCTACGAAATCACGTTTTTCCATGCGGGGCACATTCCCGGCAGCGCCCACGTCCTGATCGACGACGGGGATACGCGCCTGTATTATACCGGCGATTTTCACACCGAAACCCAGCGTCTCGTCGCCGGGACGACCGCCCGACCGGACGCCGATATCGTCGTCTGTGAGAGTACCTACGCCGACACGACACGCCCGCCGCGAGGCGACATCGAGGCGTCGTTCGCCGACCTGCTCGAGTCGACGCTCTGGGAGGGTGGGACCGTCGTCGTCCCCGCGTTCGCCATCGGCCGCACCCAGGAGGTGATGTCCATCTGTGCCGAGCACGACCTCGAGTGTTACGTCGACGGGATGGGAACGCGCGTGGCCGAGTTGTTCACACAGCCTCGGAACATCGAGTACCTCCGTGATCCGGAAGCGTTTCGTCGAGCGAAAGGGCACGCCAGGTTCGTGGACGGCCGGGACGGGCAACGGAAACGCATCGCCGAGGGGAACACCGTCATCATCACCACGAGCGGGATGCTCCACGGCGGTCCCGCCATGACCTACGTGCCCGCAATCAGACGACACCCCACGAACACCATCGCGCTGACCGGCTACCAGGTCGATGGTACACCCGGCAGAGACTTGCTCGAGACTGGAAGCGCCGAAATCGACGGACGAGTGATGCCCGTCAGCGCCCGGGTCGAGCAGTTCGATTTCTCCGCGCACGCCGACCGACGCGGCCTCGAGTCGTTCCTCGAGCCCTATCGCGGTACCGACACGCGGGTTCTCGTCAATCACGGCGACCGCTGTCACGCCTTCGCCGACGAACTCCGCGAGGATGGCTTCGACGCCAGTGCACCCGAACTTGGGGAACCGGTGACGATCGAGTAG
- the samp2 gene encoding ubiquitin-like small modifier protein SAMP2 — protein MSTDPPITVDIKGEEVRELEREALGPDPTYADALAAVDLSPHEVSVLVDGRPVPEDQPLEAAEMTVLRLIKGG, from the coding sequence ATGTCAACGGACCCGCCCATCACCGTCGATATCAAAGGTGAAGAGGTTCGGGAACTCGAGCGCGAGGCACTCGGCCCCGACCCGACCTACGCCGACGCGCTCGCCGCCGTCGACCTCAGCCCCCACGAGGTGAGCGTCCTGGTCGACGGACGGCCAGTTCCCGAAGATCAGCCACTCGAGGCCGCCGAGATGACGGTGTTGCGACTCATTAAGGGCGGGTAA
- a CDS encoding bactofilin family protein, whose product MLQTDSSRALLVLAVVGLVVLATVPAGVLAYSGTHQAQTGGQAGGTIVVGPGETVDELTAFGGTVVVEGTVTGDVNAVSGTVVIEEGGTVGGDINGVAGSVEIYGQVDGSVAVASGSLEIGENGAVAGSIEAGVGTATIDGVIDGDVTIGADTITLGETAAIAGDLRYDGSLEGDRNAVAGEITRDSTLGVDLAPVIQPLAAWVFAMYALAANLILGALLLLLFPRFSAGVADRVATEPLRTGAIGLVVLGGVPLLLLGLLFTIVGIPLSLLGAVLFGLLVWVGVVYGRFAVAAWALSSVGVTNRWVALVVGLVAGAILGLIPIFGWFLNLVITLLGLGALASGLVAQRRNVGDTPPSAERPSGGDGDPGIGAAETDGGSAKPSSES is encoded by the coding sequence ATGCTGCAAACAGACTCGAGCCGTGCGCTTCTGGTGCTGGCCGTCGTCGGGTTAGTCGTCCTCGCCACCGTGCCAGCGGGTGTGCTGGCCTACTCGGGTACACACCAAGCCCAGACCGGTGGCCAGGCTGGCGGCACGATCGTCGTCGGTCCGGGCGAAACCGTCGACGAACTCACCGCATTCGGCGGCACCGTCGTCGTCGAAGGCACCGTCACCGGTGACGTCAACGCCGTTTCGGGCACGGTCGTCATCGAGGAAGGCGGAACGGTCGGTGGCGACATCAACGGCGTTGCCGGCTCCGTCGAAATCTACGGGCAGGTCGACGGCAGCGTGGCCGTCGCCAGCGGTTCCCTCGAGATCGGAGAAAACGGAGCGGTCGCCGGCTCCATCGAGGCAGGCGTCGGCACCGCCACCATCGACGGCGTCATCGACGGCGACGTGACCATCGGTGCGGATACGATCACCCTCGGCGAGACGGCGGCGATTGCCGGCGATTTGCGCTACGACGGCAGCCTCGAGGGCGACCGGAACGCGGTTGCCGGCGAGATTACCCGAGATTCGACACTCGGCGTCGACCTCGCGCCCGTGATTCAGCCGCTTGCCGCCTGGGTGTTCGCGATGTACGCGCTCGCGGCGAACCTCATCCTGGGTGCGCTGTTGTTACTCCTGTTCCCCCGATTTTCGGCTGGCGTCGCCGACCGGGTCGCGACCGAACCGCTGCGAACCGGTGCCATCGGCCTGGTCGTCCTCGGCGGGGTTCCCCTGCTCTTGCTGGGGCTTCTGTTCACCATCGTCGGCATTCCCCTGTCGTTACTCGGAGCGGTCCTGTTCGGCTTACTCGTCTGGGTCGGGGTCGTCTACGGCCGCTTTGCCGTCGCCGCCTGGGCGCTCTCGAGCGTCGGCGTCACGAACCGCTGGGTCGCACTCGTCGTCGGGCTGGTCGCCGGCGCGATACTGGGCCTCATCCCCATCTTCGGCTGGTTCCTGAATCTGGTGATTACCCTGCTCGGCCTCGGTGCGCTCGCCAGCGGACTGGTTGCACAGCGCCGAAACGTCGGCGACACCCCTCCGAGTGCCGAACGACCTTCGGGCGGGGATGGTGACCCTGGAATCGGTGCCGCCGAAACAGATGGTGGGTCCGCTAAACCCTCGAGCGAGTCCTGA
- a CDS encoding replication factor C small subunit, giving the protein MSADEPESAATTESAGEESVAGRTEVWIEKYRPQTLSEIKGHENIVPRLVSYVEQNDLPNLMFSGPAGTGKTTAAQAVARELYDDDWRDNFLELNASDERGIDVVRDRIKNFARSSFGGYNYRIIFLDEADALTSDAQSALRRTMEQFSHNTRFILSCNYSSQIIDPIQSRCAVFRFTELSEAAIESQVREIADTEGIEVTDDGVDALVYAAAGDMRKAINGLQAAAVMGETVDEEGVFAITATARPEEVEEMVEKAIAGDFTAARATLESLLTDRGLAGGDVIDQLHRSAWEFDLDDMATVRLLERLGEVEFRITEGANERLQLEAMLASLALEE; this is encoded by the coding sequence ATGAGCGCAGACGAGCCCGAGTCGGCGGCCACGACCGAGTCGGCAGGCGAAGAGTCGGTCGCCGGCCGCACCGAAGTCTGGATCGAGAAGTATCGACCACAGACGCTATCGGAGATCAAGGGCCACGAAAATATCGTCCCGCGGCTGGTCAGCTACGTCGAACAGAACGACCTGCCGAACCTGATGTTTTCCGGACCGGCCGGAACCGGGAAGACGACCGCTGCACAGGCCGTCGCACGCGAACTGTACGACGACGACTGGCGGGATAACTTCCTCGAGCTCAACGCTTCCGACGAGCGGGGCATCGACGTCGTCCGTGACCGAATCAAGAACTTCGCGCGCTCGAGTTTCGGCGGCTACAACTATCGAATCATCTTCCTCGACGAGGCCGACGCGCTGACGAGTGACGCCCAATCGGCCCTGCGCCGGACGATGGAGCAGTTCTCACACAACACCCGGTTTATCCTCTCGTGTAACTACTCGAGTCAGATCATCGACCCGATCCAGTCTCGATGTGCGGTGTTTCGCTTCACCGAACTCTCAGAGGCGGCCATCGAATCACAGGTGCGAGAGATCGCCGATACCGAAGGTATCGAGGTCACCGACGACGGTGTCGACGCCCTCGTCTACGCCGCAGCAGGTGACATGCGAAAGGCCATCAACGGACTGCAGGCCGCAGCTGTGATGGGCGAAACCGTCGACGAGGAAGGCGTCTTTGCCATCACCGCGACGGCCCGGCCCGAGGAGGTCGAGGAGATGGTCGAGAAGGCCATCGCCGGCGATTTTACGGCCGCCAGAGCCACCCTCGAGTCGCTGTTGACCGACCGCGGGCTGGCCGGCGGGGACGTCATCGACCAGCTCCATCGCTCAGCCTGGGAGTTCGACCTCGATGACATGGCGACGGTTCGACTGCTCGAGCGCCTGGGTGAAGTCGAGTTCCGGATCACCGAGGGCGCGAACGAACGGCTCCAGCTCGAGGCGATGTTGGCGTCGCTGGCGCTCGAAGAGTAG